A DNA window from Pseudomonas tohonis contains the following coding sequences:
- a CDS encoding LysR substrate-binding domain-containing protein yields MAEPRLPPLNALRAFEAAARLGSYVAASRALHVTQPAIGRHVRLLEDWLGVQLLERTPRGVLLTEAGRRYHAKVSRALRQIAEAGAEVAASDAPRWLRILAVPAFAKRWLMPRMESLRQLRPGLKIAIEPNPTFTAVDGQGADLGIVYGMPGQYPQCRATLLQPNVFPVCSPQYLAAQGPIAGADELARHKLIHVDDGEWWNAWLAAVGCAVRVSSDVLYVSNDHALSMAEKGHGIALANEVLVSQELAAGLLVRPVSLQAPLESYQALLPTEEVSADIQWFLGWLAAELRAEFPELA; encoded by the coding sequence ATGGCCGAACCACGCCTGCCGCCGCTCAACGCCCTGCGCGCCTTCGAGGCCGCTGCCCGCCTCGGCAGCTATGTCGCCGCATCGCGGGCGCTGCACGTCACCCAGCCGGCCATCGGCCGCCATGTGCGCCTGCTGGAGGACTGGCTCGGCGTGCAGTTGCTGGAACGCACGCCACGCGGCGTGCTGCTCACCGAGGCCGGGCGGCGCTACCACGCCAAGGTGTCGCGGGCGCTGCGGCAGATCGCCGAGGCCGGCGCCGAAGTCGCGGCCAGCGACGCCCCGCGCTGGTTGCGCATCCTCGCCGTGCCGGCCTTCGCCAAGCGCTGGCTGATGCCGCGCATGGAGTCGCTGCGGCAGCTGCGCCCGGGCCTGAAGATCGCCATCGAGCCCAACCCCACCTTCACCGCCGTGGACGGCCAGGGCGCCGACCTCGGCATCGTCTACGGCATGCCCGGGCAATACCCGCAATGCCGGGCCACCCTGCTGCAACCCAATGTGTTCCCGGTGTGCTCGCCGCAGTACCTGGCCGCCCAAGGCCCGATCGCAGGAGCCGACGAGCTGGCGCGGCACAAGCTGATCCATGTGGACGACGGTGAATGGTGGAACGCCTGGCTGGCGGCCGTCGGTTGCGCCGTGCGGGTCAGTTCCGATGTGCTCTACGTGAGTAACGACCACGCGCTGAGCATGGCCGAGAAGGGCCACGGCATCGCCCTGGCCAATGAGGTGCTGGTGAGCCAGGAACTGGCCGCCGGCCTGCTGGTACGCCCCGTGTCGCTGCAGGCGCCGCTGGAGAGCTACCAGGCGCTGCTGCCGACCGAAGAGGTCAGTGCCGATATCCAGTGGTTCCTGGGGTGGCTGGCAGCGGAGCTGCGCGCGGAGTTTCCCGAACTGGCGTGA
- a CDS encoding ABC transporter ATP-binding protein: MNALHAVQTAAVSIRAVRKVYGDPQSGPVALRHVDLEIRDNEFFTLLGPSGCGKTTLLRMIAGFEYPSAGSIHLYGEDIADLPPYARPVNTVFQHYALFPHMTIAQNLAFGLESQPLGRAMSRAQVAERVAEMLALVQMERFADRRPTQLSGGQQQRVALARALAPHPRVLLLDEPLSALDLKLRQAMREELKVIQAKTGITFIFVTHDQEEALTLSDRIAVFSEGQVQQVGTPQEIYERPRNRFVADFIGETNFLDAQVLGLEGDQALCQGPGGQPFRAETVAGVLPGSRVSLSIRPERVHLGAVDTAGALPCRVEAQVYLGTDLQYQVSLDDGTRLTVRMPNSQVRHRRFGVGERAALQFENGSASVLLD, translated from the coding sequence ATGAACGCCCTGCATGCAGTGCAGACCGCGGCGGTATCCATCCGCGCGGTACGCAAGGTCTACGGCGATCCCCAGTCCGGGCCCGTCGCCCTCAGGCACGTCGACCTGGAAATCCGCGACAACGAGTTCTTCACGCTGCTCGGCCCGTCCGGTTGCGGCAAGACCACCCTGCTGCGGATGATCGCCGGCTTCGAATACCCCAGCGCCGGCAGCATCCATCTCTATGGCGAGGACATCGCCGACCTGCCGCCCTACGCGCGCCCGGTCAACACGGTGTTCCAGCACTACGCGCTGTTCCCGCACATGACCATCGCCCAGAACCTCGCCTTCGGCCTGGAATCCCAGCCGCTGGGCCGGGCCATGAGCCGTGCCCAGGTCGCCGAGCGCGTGGCCGAGATGCTCGCCCTGGTGCAGATGGAGCGCTTCGCCGATCGTCGCCCGACGCAGCTGTCCGGCGGCCAGCAGCAACGCGTCGCCCTGGCCCGCGCCCTGGCGCCGCACCCCCGGGTGCTGCTGCTGGACGAGCCGCTCTCGGCCCTCGACCTCAAGCTGCGCCAGGCGATGCGCGAGGAACTGAAGGTGATCCAGGCGAAGACCGGCATCACCTTCATCTTCGTCACCCACGACCAGGAAGAGGCCCTGACCCTGTCCGACCGCATCGCGGTGTTCTCGGAGGGCCAGGTGCAACAGGTCGGCACCCCGCAGGAAATCTACGAGCGCCCGCGCAATCGCTTCGTCGCCGACTTCATCGGCGAGACCAACTTCCTCGACGCCCAGGTGCTGGGCCTCGAGGGCGACCAGGCGCTGTGCCAGGGGCCGGGCGGGCAACCGTTCCGGGCCGAGACCGTGGCAGGCGTGCTGCCGGGCAGCCGGGTCAGCCTGTCGATCCGCCCCGAGCGCGTGCACCTGGGGGCCGTCGATACCGCCGGCGCGTTGCCCTGCCGGGTGGAGGCGCAGGTCTACCTGGGCACCGACCTGCAGTACCAGGTGAGCCTCGACGACGGCACGCGCCTGACCGTGCGCATGCCCAACAGCCAGGTCCGCCACCGGCGCTTCGGTGTCGGCGAGCGCGCCGCGCTGCAGTTCGAGAACGGCAGCGCCAGCGTCCTGCTGGACTGA
- a CDS encoding ABC transporter permease, whose protein sequence is MHRSTLTGAALHERRQSLRNLLGVSPALLAIGLFLIVPILLVVGYSLMEANPYGGVEPVFSTESYLSLLFERQLDDSLAFVDSYLLIALRSIGIAAATTLVTLLIGFPVAVWLAMQPPHKRGLLIFLITVPFWANLLIRTYAWILLLRETGVVNGALMGLGLVDRPLQLLYTDGAVLLGLVYTYAPFVVLPIYATLEKMDMRLLEAAQDLYAGRWRTLRKVVLPIARPGILAGAILTFVPCLGAMVAPELLGGGTRMMLGNLIFRQFSDARNWPFGSALALVLMAAVMLVLTLYALRAERVRIARGGV, encoded by the coding sequence ATGCATCGATCCACCCTCACCGGCGCCGCCCTGCACGAGCGTCGGCAATCCCTGCGCAACCTGCTCGGCGTCAGCCCGGCACTGCTCGCCATCGGCCTGTTCCTGATCGTCCCCATCCTGCTGGTGGTCGGCTATTCGCTGATGGAGGCCAACCCCTATGGCGGGGTCGAGCCGGTGTTCAGCACCGAGTCCTACCTGTCGCTGCTGTTCGAGCGGCAGCTGGACGACAGCCTGGCCTTCGTCGACTCCTACCTGCTGATCGCCCTGCGCTCCATCGGCATCGCCGCGGCGACCACCCTGGTTACCCTGCTGATCGGCTTCCCGGTAGCGGTGTGGCTGGCCATGCAGCCGCCCCACAAGCGCGGCCTGCTGATCTTCCTCATCACGGTGCCGTTCTGGGCCAACCTGCTGATCCGAACCTACGCCTGGATCCTGCTGCTGCGCGAGACCGGCGTGGTCAATGGCGCGCTGATGGGCCTGGGCCTGGTCGACCGGCCGCTGCAGCTGCTGTACACCGACGGCGCGGTGCTGCTGGGGCTGGTGTACACCTATGCGCCCTTCGTGGTGCTGCCGATCTACGCGACCCTGGAGAAGATGGACATGCGCCTGCTGGAAGCGGCCCAGGACCTTTACGCGGGCCGCTGGCGCACGCTGCGCAAGGTGGTGCTGCCCATCGCCCGGCCGGGCATCCTCGCCGGTGCCATCCTCACCTTCGTACCCTGCCTCGGCGCCATGGTGGCCCCGGAGCTGCTCGGCGGCGGCACGCGGATGATGCTCGGCAACCTGATCTTCCGGCAGTTCAGTGACGCCCGTAACTGGCCCTTCGGCTCCGCCCTGGCCCTGGTGCTGATGGCCGCGGTGATGCTGGTGCTGACCCTCTACGCGCTGCGTGCCGAGCGCGTGCGCATCGCCCGGGGAGGTGTGTGA
- a CDS encoding ABC transporter permease: protein MKLFERRLGAHHFPGFGGFSLLFYLYLYAPILVLVVLSFNANQSATVWSGFSLDWYRAAFANQALRQAAGNSLLIALCASLIATVIATLAALATSRGARFKGLRLSMGAIMLPLVLPEIVVGVATLALFSTLGLSLGYGNLIIAHTVFCIPFAYLPIRARLNDMDLSLEQAAADLYAGPWRTLRKVTLPLLMPGILSGLMLAFIVSLDNFVISMMVSQAGTTTLPIFIFGLLRMGVTPDVNAVSTLILGVSVLFVTLSWLLGRART from the coding sequence ATGAAGCTGTTCGAGCGTCGCCTCGGCGCGCACCACTTCCCCGGTTTCGGCGGCTTCAGCCTGCTGTTCTATCTCTACCTCTATGCGCCGATCCTGGTGCTGGTGGTGCTGTCGTTCAACGCCAACCAGTCGGCCACGGTGTGGAGCGGCTTCAGCCTCGACTGGTACCGCGCCGCCTTCGCCAACCAGGCGTTGCGCCAGGCCGCCGGCAACAGCCTGCTGATCGCCCTGTGCGCCAGCCTGATCGCCACCGTCATTGCCACCCTGGCGGCGCTGGCCACCTCGCGCGGGGCGCGCTTCAAGGGGCTCCGGCTGTCGATGGGGGCGATCATGCTGCCGCTGGTGCTGCCCGAGATCGTGGTTGGCGTCGCCACCCTGGCGCTGTTCTCCACCCTCGGCCTGTCCCTGGGCTACGGCAACCTGATCATCGCCCACACGGTGTTCTGCATCCCCTTCGCCTACCTGCCGATCCGCGCCCGGCTCAACGACATGGACCTGTCCCTGGAGCAGGCCGCCGCAGACCTCTACGCCGGGCCCTGGCGCACCCTGCGCAAGGTCACCCTGCCGCTGCTGATGCCGGGGATCCTCTCCGGGCTGATGCTGGCCTTCATCGTCTCGCTGGATAACTTCGTGATCTCGATGATGGTCTCCCAGGCCGGCACCACCACCCTGCCGATCTTCATCTTCGGCCTGCTGCGCATGGGCGTGACGCCCGACGTGAACGCCGTGTCGACGCTGATCCTCGGCGTTTCCGTGCTCTTCGTGACCCTGTCCTGGCTGCTTGGCCGGGCAAGAACCTGA
- a CDS encoding extracellular solute-binding protein: MKKLIAVLGTSLGLALAADAQAAGTLNVISWSGYFSPQILEKFEKESGIKVTVDSYDSNETLLAKLKQGGAGYDVAIPSHQFVPILIQEQLLERFEPGKEAYYQGFTANLQKPAWDPQGAYAAPFIWGTTSVVVNRERYQGEADSYALLFKPPAELQGRINMFDSVSEVIDTASLYLGIPLCSEDPKQMQQVLALLKEQKPHVRTYSSKAGAIRESLAAGELDMSMFWGGSSLRAREMKPSLEYLYPKEGVMAWVDNLVIPRGARNLDNAKAFIAFLSQPENAALTQNFLKHQSPVQGVEPFLEPGLKDAPELHIPEGTKVVFSQTCGAGAIRLADRLWTSLMR; this comes from the coding sequence ATGAAAAAGCTGATCGCTGTTCTGGGTACTTCGCTGGGCCTCGCCCTGGCTGCCGACGCGCAGGCCGCCGGCACGCTCAACGTCATCAGTTGGAGCGGCTATTTCTCGCCGCAGATCCTGGAGAAGTTCGAGAAGGAGAGCGGCATCAAGGTCACGGTGGACTCCTACGACTCCAACGAGACGCTGCTGGCCAAGCTCAAGCAGGGCGGCGCCGGCTACGACGTCGCCATTCCCTCGCACCAGTTCGTGCCGATCCTCATCCAGGAGCAGTTGCTGGAGCGCTTCGAACCCGGCAAGGAGGCCTACTACCAGGGCTTCACCGCCAACCTGCAGAAGCCCGCCTGGGACCCGCAGGGCGCCTACGCCGCGCCCTTCATCTGGGGCACCACCAGCGTGGTGGTCAACCGCGAGCGCTACCAGGGCGAGGCGGACAGCTACGCACTGCTGTTCAAGCCGCCGGCGGAGCTGCAGGGGCGCATCAACATGTTCGACTCGGTCAGCGAGGTGATCGACACCGCCAGCCTCTACCTGGGCATCCCGCTGTGCAGCGAGGACCCCAAGCAGATGCAGCAGGTGCTGGCGCTGCTCAAGGAACAGAAACCCCATGTGCGCACCTACAGCTCAAAGGCCGGGGCCATCCGCGAGAGCCTGGCGGCCGGTGAGCTGGACATGTCCATGTTCTGGGGCGGCTCGTCGCTGCGCGCGCGGGAGATGAAGCCGAGCCTCGAGTACCTGTACCCGAAGGAGGGGGTGATGGCCTGGGTGGACAACCTGGTGATCCCCAGGGGCGCCCGCAACCTGGATAACGCCAAGGCCTTCATCGCCTTCCTCAGCCAGCCGGAGAACGCCGCGCTGACGCAGAACTTCCTCAAGCACCAGAGCCCGGTGCAGGGCGTCGAGCCCTTCCTCGAGCCCGGCCTCAAGGACGCCCCGGAGCTGCACATCCCCGAAGGCACCAAGGTGGTGTTCAGCCAGACCTGCGGTGCCGGTGCCATCCGCCTGGCCGATCGCCTGTGGACCAGCCTGATGCGCTGA
- a CDS encoding amidase → MSHATPISELVRLPAAELAERIRARDVSCREVMLDYLAQIERFNPAVNALVSLQPAEALLAQADERDAELARGLHRGWMHGLPHAVKDLSAVRGITTTYGSPLFRDHVPARDGIMAERLRAAGAIFIGKSNTPEFGLGSQSYNPLFGATGCAFDPTRTAGGSSGGAAAALALHLVPVADGSDMMGSLRNPAAFNNVIGFRPSQGRVPFDDSADLFFDQLGYEGPMGRSVRDVALLLSVQAGGDARAPLSIAAGGEVFAGSLQRDFKGARLGWLGDLDGQLPMQRGVLELCRTALKDFEALGCVVEETSLGFSRERLWDTWLTLRHWLVAGGLAAAYEDPAKRASLKPEACWEVENGLRLSGQQVYRASAARSDWYRAVSRLFERFDFLLLPSAQVFPFDKAQHWPEAIEGVAMDTYHRWMEVVIPGTLSGCPVANVQAGFNTDGLPMGLQIIGPHQKDLAVLQLAHAYEQASDWFRRRPSPLLAAG, encoded by the coding sequence ATGAGTCATGCAACCCCGATCAGCGAGCTGGTGCGCCTGCCGGCCGCCGAGCTGGCCGAGCGCATCCGCGCACGCGATGTGTCCTGCCGCGAGGTGATGCTGGATTACCTGGCCCAGATCGAACGCTTCAACCCGGCGGTCAATGCGCTGGTCAGCCTGCAACCGGCCGAGGCGTTGCTGGCCCAGGCCGATGAACGCGATGCCGAGCTGGCGCGGGGCCTCCACAGGGGCTGGATGCACGGTCTGCCCCATGCGGTGAAGGACCTGTCGGCGGTCAGGGGCATCACCACCACCTACGGCTCGCCCTTGTTCCGCGACCACGTGCCGGCACGTGACGGCATCATGGCCGAGCGCCTGCGCGCGGCCGGGGCGATCTTCATCGGCAAGAGCAACACGCCGGAATTCGGCCTCGGCTCGCAGAGCTACAACCCGCTGTTCGGCGCCACCGGCTGTGCCTTCGACCCCACCCGCACGGCGGGCGGCAGCAGCGGAGGCGCCGCCGCAGCGCTGGCGCTGCACCTGGTGCCGGTGGCCGATGGCAGCGACATGATGGGCTCGCTGCGCAACCCGGCGGCGTTCAACAACGTCATCGGCTTCCGACCCTCCCAGGGCCGCGTGCCCTTCGACGACAGCGCCGACCTGTTCTTCGACCAGCTCGGCTACGAGGGGCCGATGGGCCGCAGCGTGCGCGACGTGGCCTTGCTGCTCTCGGTGCAGGCCGGTGGCGATGCGCGCGCACCGCTGTCCATCGCCGCTGGCGGGGAGGTTTTCGCCGGTTCGCTGCAGCGCGACTTCAAGGGCGCACGCCTGGGCTGGCTGGGCGATCTCGATGGCCAGCTGCCGATGCAGCGCGGCGTGCTGGAACTGTGCCGCACCGCCCTGAAGGACTTCGAGGCGCTGGGCTGCGTGGTGGAGGAGACGAGCCTGGGCTTTTCCCGCGAGCGGCTCTGGGACACCTGGCTGACCCTGCGTCACTGGCTGGTGGCCGGCGGCCTGGCGGCGGCCTACGAGGACCCGGCGAAACGCGCATCGCTCAAGCCCGAAGCCTGCTGGGAGGTGGAAAACGGCCTGCGCCTGAGCGGCCAGCAGGTCTACCGCGCCTCGGCCGCCCGCAGCGACTGGTACCGCGCGGTGAGCCGGCTGTTCGAGCGTTTCGATTTCCTGTTGCTGCCCAGCGCCCAGGTCTTCCCCTTCGACAAGGCGCAGCACTGGCCTGAGGCGATCGAGGGCGTGGCGATGGATACCTATCACCGCTGGATGGAGGTGGTGATCCCCGGGACCCTGTCGGGCTGCCCGGTGGCCAACGTGCAGGCGGGGTTCAACACGGACGGCCTGCCGATGGGGCTGCAGATCATCGGCCCGCACCAGAAGGACCTGGCGGTGCTGCAGCTGGCCCATGCCTACGAACAGGCCAGCGACTGGTTCCGCCGGCGTCCGTCGCCGTTGCTGGCGGCGGGCTGA
- a CDS encoding NADPH:quinone oxidoreductase family protein, translated as MKAVLCKAFGPAETLVLEEVASPEPKKNEVLIDVHAAGVNFPDTLIIEGKYQFKPPFPFSPGGEAAGTVAAVGEKITHLKPGDRVMALTGWGSFAEQVAVPGYNVMPIPKGIDFNSAAAFGMTYGTSMHALKQRANLQPGETLLVLGASGGVGLAAVEIGKAMGAKVIAAASSAEKLEVAKAAGADLLINYSESSLKEKVKELTGGQGADVIYDPVGGDLFDEAIRSIAWNGRLLVVGFASGRIPELPVNLTLLKGASVVGVFWGSFAQRQPQDNLANFQQLFAWHAEGKLKPLVSQVFPLEQSADAINALGQRKAVGKVVVKVR; from the coding sequence ATGAAAGCCGTCCTGTGCAAAGCCTTCGGCCCAGCCGAAACCCTGGTGCTCGAAGAGGTTGCCAGCCCCGAGCCGAAGAAGAACGAAGTGCTGATCGACGTGCATGCCGCCGGCGTCAACTTCCCCGACACCTTGATCATCGAAGGCAAGTACCAGTTCAAGCCGCCGTTCCCCTTCTCCCCGGGTGGCGAAGCGGCCGGCACCGTCGCCGCCGTCGGCGAGAAGATCACCCACCTCAAGCCCGGTGACCGGGTCATGGCGCTGACCGGCTGGGGCAGCTTCGCCGAGCAGGTGGCCGTGCCCGGCTACAACGTGATGCCGATCCCCAAGGGCATCGACTTCAATTCCGCCGCCGCCTTCGGCATGACCTACGGCACCTCCATGCACGCCCTCAAGCAGCGCGCCAACCTGCAGCCGGGCGAGACCCTGCTGGTACTGGGCGCCTCCGGTGGCGTCGGCCTGGCGGCGGTGGAGATCGGCAAGGCCATGGGCGCCAAGGTGATCGCCGCCGCCAGCAGCGCCGAGAAACTGGAAGTGGCCAAGGCCGCGGGCGCCGACCTGCTGATCAACTACAGCGAGTCCAGCCTCAAGGAGAAGGTCAAGGAGCTGACCGGCGGCCAGGGCGCGGACGTGATCTACGACCCGGTCGGCGGCGACCTGTTCGACGAGGCCATCCGCTCCATCGCCTGGAACGGCCGCCTGCTGGTGGTCGGCTTCGCCAGCGGCCGCATCCCCGAGCTGCCGGTGAACCTGACCCTGCTCAAGGGCGCCTCGGTGGTCGGCGTGTTCTGGGGCTCCTTCGCCCAGCGCCAGCCCCAGGACAACCTGGCCAACTTCCAGCAACTGTTCGCTTGGCATGCCGAAGGCAAGCTCAAGCCGCTGGTCTCCCAGGTGTTCCCGCTGGAGCAGTCCGCCGACGCCATCAATGCCCTCGGCCAGCGCAAGGCGGTGGGCAAGGTGGTCGTCAAGGTCCGCTAG
- a CDS encoding flagellar basal body-associated FliL family protein produces MKTTLALLLALLIPFAALANEEKEEPKEGEAAAPKVAYVGLTPALVGNYGAGPKLKYYKADISLQVAGADAAKSVEYHEPLIRNQLVMLFAQQTDESLATPDSKEKLRQEALKQVQQVLQQEEGKPLVDDLLFNNLIIQP; encoded by the coding sequence GTGAAAACCACCCTCGCACTGCTGCTGGCCCTGCTCATCCCCTTCGCCGCCCTGGCCAACGAGGAGAAGGAAGAACCCAAGGAGGGCGAGGCTGCCGCCCCGAAGGTCGCCTATGTCGGCCTGACGCCTGCGCTGGTGGGCAACTACGGTGCGGGCCCCAAGCTCAAGTACTACAAGGCCGATATCTCCCTGCAGGTGGCCGGGGCGGATGCCGCCAAGTCGGTGGAGTACCACGAGCCGCTGATCCGCAATCAGCTGGTGATGCTGTTCGCCCAGCAGACCGACGAGAGCCTGGCCACGCCCGACAGCAAGGAGAAACTGCGCCAGGAGGCGCTCAAGCAGGTCCAGCAGGTGCTACAGCAGGAAGAGGGCAAGCCGCTGGTGGACGACCTGCTGTTCAACAACCTGATCATCCAGCCCTGA
- a CDS encoding EVE domain-containing protein encodes MPYWLMKSEPDELSIHDLQRLGRARWDGVRNYQARNFMRAMQEGELFFFYHSSCPEPGIAGIARIVGATYPDPTALDPGSHYFDAKASHEKNPWSALDVEFVEAFPTVIPLATLRAQAALEAMPLVQKGSRLSVMPVRDEEWQAVLALR; translated from the coding sequence ATGCCTTATTGGTTGATGAAATCAGAACCCGACGAACTGTCGATCCACGACCTGCAGCGGCTGGGCCGCGCGCGCTGGGATGGCGTGCGCAACTACCAGGCGCGCAACTTCATGCGTGCCATGCAAGAGGGCGAACTGTTCTTCTTCTACCACTCCAGCTGCCCGGAACCGGGCATCGCCGGGATCGCCCGCATCGTCGGAGCCACCTACCCGGACCCGACGGCGCTGGACCCCGGCAGCCATTACTTCGATGCCAAGGCCAGCCACGAGAAGAACCCCTGGAGCGCGCTGGACGTCGAGTTCGTCGAGGCCTTCCCGACGGTCATCCCGCTGGCGACGCTGAGGGCCCAGGCCGCGCTGGAGGCGATGCCGCTGGTGCAGAAGGGGTCGCGCCTCTCGGTGATGCCGGTGCGCGACGAGGAATGGCAGGCGGTGCTCGCGTTGCGCTGA
- a CDS encoding 5-formyltetrahydrofolate cyclo-ligase yields the protein MISAGTLSRPALRRLLRQTRRTLSPLEQKRAARDLYRQLAQHPLFRRARHVALYLPEDGEIDPRPLLREAQKRGKATYLPVLKAWPPTRMVFQRLRPGEKLVRNRFRILEPRANGSQQRPVWTLDLVLLPLVGFDEDGGRLGMGGGFYDRSLAYRARRKNWQKPTLLGLAHECQKVDRLPLASWDVRLQATVTDGGWYRGN from the coding sequence ATGATCAGCGCCGGCACTCTCTCCCGCCCGGCCCTGCGGCGCCTGCTCAGGCAGACACGCCGCACCCTGTCCCCCCTCGAACAGAAACGCGCCGCCCGCGACCTCTACCGCCAGCTCGCCCAGCACCCGCTGTTCCGCCGTGCCCGCCATGTGGCGCTGTACCTGCCGGAAGACGGCGAGATCGACCCGCGCCCCTTGCTGCGCGAGGCGCAGAAGCGCGGCAAGGCCACCTACCTGCCCGTGCTCAAGGCCTGGCCGCCGACGCGCATGGTGTTCCAGCGCCTGCGTCCGGGCGAGAAACTGGTGCGCAACCGTTTCCGCATCCTCGAACCCCGCGCCAATGGGTCGCAGCAGCGCCCGGTGTGGACGCTGGACCTGGTCCTGCTGCCGCTGGTGGGATTCGACGAGGACGGCGGGCGCCTGGGGATGGGCGGCGGCTTCTACGACCGCAGCCTGGCCTATCGCGCACGGCGCAAAAATTGGCAGAAGCCGACGCTGCTGGGCCTGGCCCATGAATGCCAGAAGGTGGATCGGTTGCCCTTGGCGAGCTGGGACGTGCGCCTGCAGGCGACGGTGACGGACGGGGGCTGGTATCGCGGGAACTGA
- a CDS encoding cell division protein ZapA: MTQPNTVTVHILDKEYCIACPSDERANLESAARYLDGKMREIRTSGKVIGADRVAVMAALNITHELLHKQERLDQEATSTRERVRDLLERVDHALAADPDGHEA, translated from the coding sequence ATGACCCAGCCGAACACCGTCACCGTCCACATCCTCGACAAGGAATACTGCATCGCCTGCCCCTCGGACGAGCGCGCCAACCTGGAAAGCGCCGCCCGCTACCTCGACGGCAAGATGCGCGAGATCCGCACCAGCGGCAAAGTCATAGGCGCTGACCGCGTCGCCGTGATGGCCGCCCTCAACATCACCCACGAACTGCTGCACAAGCAGGAGCGCCTGGATCAGGAAGCCACCTCGACCCGCGAGCGCGTGCGCGACCTGCTCGAGCGCGTCGACCATGCCCTGGCCGCTGATCCGGATGGTCACGAAGCCTGA
- a CDS encoding TIGR02449 family protein — protein sequence MEDAELQALTAKLELLIQRVEQLKSQNRQLQAAEKAWKEERAHLIEKNEMARLKVEAMISRLKALEQDS from the coding sequence ATGGAAGACGCGGAACTGCAAGCCCTCACCGCCAAGCTGGAGCTCCTGATCCAGCGCGTTGAGCAGCTCAAGTCGCAAAACCGGCAACTGCAGGCGGCTGAAAAGGCCTGGAAAGAAGAACGCGCTCATCTGATCGAAAAGAACGAAATGGCCCGGCTGAAGGTCGAAGCGATGATTTCGCGCCTGAAAGCCCTGGAGCAGGATTCATGA
- a CDS encoding YecA family protein: protein MPSSNSPYSAFATLLATSGQPVSPAELHGLLLGRSCAGAGFDAEPWLEDAAELLGSAPQDNLRQALIGLQEMVKDELTGSEMAVVLLLPDDETPLADRAAALGQWCQGFLGGFGLTAREGALSGEAVEVLQDLASIAQVQSALEDSEDGETDYMEVMEYLRVAPLLLFSECARKPAPVAPAPKTSLH from the coding sequence ATGCCCAGTTCCAATTCCCCGTATTCCGCCTTCGCCACCCTGCTCGCCACCAGCGGTCAGCCCGTCTCTCCCGCCGAGCTTCACGGCCTCCTGCTGGGGCGCAGCTGCGCCGGCGCGGGCTTCGACGCCGAGCCCTGGCTGGAGGATGCCGCCGAGCTGCTCGGTAGCGCCCCGCAGGACAACCTGCGCCAGGCCCTGATCGGCCTGCAGGAGATGGTCAAGGACGAACTCACCGGCAGCGAGATGGCCGTCGTGCTGCTGCTGCCCGACGACGAAACGCCGCTGGCCGACCGCGCCGCCGCCCTCGGCCAGTGGTGCCAGGGCTTCCTCGGCGGCTTCGGCCTGACCGCACGCGAAGGCGCGCTGTCCGGCGAGGCGGTCGAAGTTCTGCAGGATCTTGCCTCCATCGCCCAGGTGCAGAGCGCCCTGGAAGACTCCGAGGACGGCGAGACCGACTATATGGAAGTGATGGAGTACCTGCGCGTGGCGCCCCTGCTGCTGTTCAGCGAGTGCGCCAGGAAGCCCGCGCCGGTGGCTCCGGCGCCGAAAACCTCTCTGCATTGA